DNA sequence from the Cupriavidus sp. WKF15 genome:
CTGGCCTCGATCAGGTCGGCCACGGCCTCGGCCTGGGCCAGGTCGAGCTTGTCGTTGAGAAAGGCGCGGCGCGTGAACTCGCCGGGCTCGGCCAGGCGCAGGCCGATCTCGTGGCCGGCCTGCAGGCAGCGGGCGAGCAGCATCTGCATGACCACCGGCCCGCCGTGGCCCTGCAACTCCAGGACCTCTTCGCCGGTGTACGAATTCGGCCCCGGAAAGTACAGCGCGAGGCCATGGTCGATGACCTTGCCGTCACCGTCCAGGAACGGCAGGTAGGTGGCGTGGCGCGGCTTGAGCGCCTGGCCGCAGATGGCGTGCATGACCGGGCGCACATCCGGGCCCGACACGCGCACCACGCCAATGCCGCCGCGTCCGGGTGCGGTGGCGATGGCGGCGATGGGAGGCAGGGTAGCAGTCATGGCGCTATTGTCTCAGATCGATGTGACCGGGTCGGTGGCGTGCCTTGCAAGGCGCATGGCACGAAAAAAGGATGAAGCGACAAACGGGGACAGCGTCACGCAGCGACGGGTCCGGCATCGTGTTCCTGCGGCGCGACGCCCAGGCACTCGGACATCAACCGGCGCGCGACGCTCTCATCGACTACGCCGCCCAGCTTGCCCTGGCGCCTGACCAGCTTGTGACGCAGGCGCCTGGTCTTTTGCTTCGGCAATACGGGCGCGAGCGCTTCGATGGCATAGCGCAGGCGCTTGCCCGCGATGCGCAGGCGGTGCAGTGCCAGCAGGCCGTCATGGCGCGCGGCAAGGCTGCGCTGGCGCAGCGTCTTGCGCGCCTTGCGTACGCGCGTGCGGGCGAAGGGCCCAAGGCAGCCGGTGCCATCGTCGGCGTGTAGGGGCAGGTGCGCCAGGTCCCGGTGCAGGGCGGGCAGCGGGTCATCGCGATACTGTGCCAGCCGGGTCACCATGATCTCGCGCGCAAGCCGACGGCGCGTGCGTGCCGTGTCGGCCACGGCATGGAGGATTGAGTCGCCGGGCTGGCGCTCCAATGCCGGCTGCACGGTCTCGGCAAGGAACACGTCCCAGTCGCGCACCTCGCCGGCCATGTCGGCCAGCGTGCGCAGGTCTTGCTTCCATCGCTGCGTGATACCCGGCGGCACCAGCGGGCCAAACACCCACAACACCGCGCGCAGATAGCGCGCGCCGACTCGAAGCGCATGCACGTCCTCCACCTCGTCGCGCTGCAACAGATTGACGATGCAGTCTTCGATGCGGCGCAACCCGGTCTCGCCCAACGCGGCGAAGGCCGCCGCCGGACGCGTTTTGCGGTGCAGCCTTGGGGAGGAATCAGCGTTCATGGCAAAAGCCACTCGAAGTTCGGCGGAGGAGCGGGAGGCAGATTCAAGTGTAGGCGATGCGGCACGTCAGCAAGGGGCGATGCGCCGCCCCCGCCGCTCGGCGATTGCCAGCTCCAGGCCTTCGCATTGCAAGGCGCGCACACGCCACCAGGCAGGCGGCAGACGGCCACAATATCGAGGCCGTCTGCCACCTGCCTGGCTGAGCCTCAGCGCGTCGCCACCACAAACAACCTCGGGAACGGCAGCAACACCGATCCATCGGGCAGTGCGGGGTAAGCCCTGGCAATCTTCTCCTCATACTGCTCCAGATAAGCCGCCCGCTCCGCATCATCCAGCCGCTGGATAAACGGCCGCAGCCCACTGCCCTTGAACCACTCCACCACCGCTTTCGCCCCACCGGCGAGCGGATGGTGGTAGACCGTCAGCCAGACATCCACGCGCGAGCAGTGCGGGCGCAGCAGCTCGTAGTACCAGCGCGCCGAAGCCCGCGCAGCACGCGCATTGCTGGCGGCGGCAAGCTTGCCGGCCCACGGGCCGTTAGCGGCGGTTTCGCGCATCAGCTGGTGCGCGGGCTCCTCCAGGTTGTCCGGCATCTGCACGGCCAGCGTGCCGCCGGGGGACAGCTTCTGCACCAGCGCCGGAAACAGCGTGGCATGGTCCGGCACCCACTGCAGGACGGCGTTGGCCAGGATCACGTCGTACGGGCCCGGGTCATTCCACGCCGCAATGTCGGCCAGGCCGAACTGCACGTCGGGCAGACGCTTGCGCGCGGCTTCGATCATGTCATCCGAGCTGTCCATGCCAGTGATCGACGCGCCGGGATAGCGCGACATCAACACCTCGGTCGAGTTGCCCGGCCCGCAGCCGATATCCACGGCCGTGCGGATCATCTGGTTCGGGATCGCGGCGACCAGGTCGCGCACCGGGCGCGTGCGTTCATCTTCAAAGGCGACGTATTGATTGGCGGACCAGGTCACGAATATCTCCTCGGGGTACAGGGCATCGCCGGATGCCCAAAAACAAAAAAGCCCGGTGTCTCCACCGGGCTTTCGTCAAAACCTCTGCATCGCCTGCGATCAGCTCTTGGCTGCCACAGCCGCCTTGCCCTTGCCGAGCATGCGGTTGATCTGCCACTGCTGGGCGATCGACAGGATGTTGTTCACCACCCAGTACAGCACCAGGCCGGCCGGGAAGAAGAAGAACATGAACGAGAACACCAGCGGCATGATCATCATGACCTTGGCCTGGACCGGGTCCGGCGGGGTCGGGTTCAGCTTGGTCTGCAGGAACATCGACGCAGCCATGATGACCGGCAGGATATAGAACGGATCCGGCACCGACAGGTCATGGATCCAGCCCAGCCACGGCGCGCCGCGCATTTCCACCGACGACAGCAGCACCCAGTACAGCGCGATGAACACCGGGATCTGGATCACGATGGGCAGGCAGCCGCCGAGCGGGTTGACCTTCTCGGTCTTGTACAGCGCCATCATCTCCGCGTTCATCTTCTGCGGATCGCCCTTGTGGCGTTCGCGGATCGAGGTCATGCGCGGCTGCAGGTCCTTCATCTTGCCCATGGACTTGTAGCTTGCCGCCGACAGGGGGAAGAACACCAGCTTGATCAGCACCGTCAGCAGGATGATCGACCAGCCCCAGTTGTTCAGGAAGCCGTGCAGCTTCTCGAGCAGCCAGAACAGCGGCTTGGCCAGGATGGTCAGCCAGCCGTAGTCCTTCACCAGTTCCAGGCCCGGGGTGATCTTCTCGAGCATGCGCTCTTCCTGCGGGCCGGCGAACAGGCGCGCATCGGTCGTCACCGTGGCACCCGGGGCGATCTGGCCCAGCGGCTGCTGGATGCCCACGCGGTACAGGTTCGGGTCGATCTGCTGGACGTAGAAGCTGTGCTCCTTGCCGGCCTGCGGAATCCAGGCCGAGGCAAAGTAGTGCTGCACCATCGCCACCCAGCCACTGGTGGTGGCGGCCGGCGTGCTGGCCTTGCCCTTGGCGATGTCTTCGAACGTGATCTTGTGGTACTTGTCCGCGTCCGTGTAGATGGCCGGGCCGGTGAAGGTGCTGTAGAACTGCGACTGCTCCACCTTGCTGCCGTCACGCGCCAGCTCCATGTACAGCGTCGGCGAGACCGGCGCGGTGCCGCCGTTGGTCACGGCAAAGCGCGCATCCACCACGTAGCTGCCCTTGTGGAACACGTAAGTCTTCACAAACTTCACGCCGTTCTTGTCGGCGGTCAGCGTGACTTCGAGCTTGTCGGCACCGTCCAGCGTGCGCGGGCCGGGGGCGGCCGTGAACACGGTGGTGTGGTTCGGCAGGTCGCCGCCGATCAGGCCCGAGCGTGCCATGTAGGTGCGCGTGGTGTCGCGCTCGAACAGCACCACCGGCTTGCCGTCCTTCTCGTGCTCGTTGAGCAGCTCCAGGCGCGACAGGATGCCGCCGGCGGTGTCGATCTCGGCGCGCACCTCATCGGTGGTCACGACGATCTTCTCGCCCGTGGGCTGGGCGGCTGCCTGCGGGGCTGCACCCGGGGCACCCGGGACTGCCGGAGCGGCGGCGCCTGCGGCAACGTTGGCCTTGGGCACATCGCCCTGGGCTGCGCTGGCGGCGGCGGGCGCCGAGGCGGCCTGCTGCTGCGTCGCGCTCGGGAAGAACATCGACGCGTGGCCGTTGGCGCGCTGCCAGTTGTCATAGAGCAGCACGAGGGACATCGAGAAGATGACCCAGAGGATGGTGCGTTTGATATCCATGTCTCGCTGTGGTCGGGGAAATCAGGGTCGTGGGAGACGGACGGTGACAGGCCCATGGCCTGCCGCGGGATGGGCAAACTTGCCCGTTTGTGCCGTTTCCGCTTCCGCACCCGGCACGGGATCATACCCGCCTTGTGCGAAAGGATGGCAACGGCATAGCCGGCAAGCGGCCATCCAGCTGCCGCGCGCGGC
Encoded proteins:
- a CDS encoding CHAD domain-containing protein, giving the protein MNADSSPRLHRKTRPAAAFAALGETGLRRIEDCIVNLLQRDEVEDVHALRVGARYLRAVLWVFGPLVPPGITQRWKQDLRTLADMAGEVRDWDVFLAETVQPALERQPGDSILHAVADTARTRRRLAREIMVTRLAQYRDDPLPALHRDLAHLPLHADDGTGCLGPFARTRVRKARKTLRQRSLAARHDGLLALHRLRIAGKRLRYAIEALAPVLPKQKTRRLRHKLVRRQGKLGGVVDESVARRLMSECLGVAPQEHDAGPVAA
- the tam gene encoding trans-aconitate 2-methyltransferase: MTWSANQYVAFEDERTRPVRDLVAAIPNQMIRTAVDIGCGPGNSTEVLMSRYPGASITGMDSSDDMIEAARKRLPDVQFGLADIAAWNDPGPYDVILANAVLQWVPDHATLFPALVQKLSPGGTLAVQMPDNLEEPAHQLMRETAANGPWAGKLAAASNARAARASARWYYELLRPHCSRVDVWLTVYHHPLAGGAKAVVEWFKGSGLRPFIQRLDDAERAAYLEQYEEKIARAYPALPDGSVLLPFPRLFVVATR
- the yidC gene encoding membrane protein insertase YidC, producing the protein MDIKRTILWVIFSMSLVLLYDNWQRANGHASMFFPSATQQQAASAPAAASAAQGDVPKANVAAGAAAPAVPGAPGAAPQAAAQPTGEKIVVTTDEVRAEIDTAGGILSRLELLNEHEKDGKPVVLFERDTTRTYMARSGLIGGDLPNHTTVFTAAPGPRTLDGADKLEVTLTADKNGVKFVKTYVFHKGSYVVDARFAVTNGGTAPVSPTLYMELARDGSKVEQSQFYSTFTGPAIYTDADKYHKITFEDIAKGKASTPAATTSGWVAMVQHYFASAWIPQAGKEHSFYVQQIDPNLYRVGIQQPLGQIAPGATVTTDARLFAGPQEERMLEKITPGLELVKDYGWLTILAKPLFWLLEKLHGFLNNWGWSIILLTVLIKLVFFPLSAASYKSMGKMKDLQPRMTSIRERHKGDPQKMNAEMMALYKTEKVNPLGGCLPIVIQIPVFIALYWVLLSSVEMRGAPWLGWIHDLSVPDPFYILPVIMAASMFLQTKLNPTPPDPVQAKVMMIMPLVFSFMFFFFPAGLVLYWVVNNILSIAQQWQINRMLGKGKAAVAAKS
- the yidD gene encoding membrane protein insertion efficiency factor YidD produces the protein MKRILLALLRIYKIALSPYLGSRCRFWPTCSDYARDAVIRHGAARGSWMAACRLCRCHPFAQGGYDPVPGAEAETAQTGKFAHPAAGHGPVTVRLPRP